Proteins co-encoded in one Candidatus Nitrosacidococcus tergens genomic window:
- a CDS encoding M23 family metallopeptidase, whose product MFSHLLRIFLIWGLSLQLGWAVELKGSLTQGGLVIGHTEPKAQVFLDNQPIQISESGLFLLGFGRDAKPNSVLEIILSNGTKETKKLNIIQREYKIQRINGVSESKVTPNNNHLARIQEEAALVKKARTTNDHRTDFLTGFIWPAEGPITGVYGSQRILNSKPKIPHYGVDIAAPAGTIVKAPAAGIVTLAHPNMFLSGGTLILDHGYGLSSAFLHLQQTLVRKGERVEQGTPIAKIGATGRVTGAHLDWRINLFQTRLDPQLLVPPMGRINKE is encoded by the coding sequence GTGTTTTCTCACTTACTTAGAATATTTTTAATTTGGGGGCTATCACTCCAACTAGGGTGGGCAGTTGAGTTAAAAGGATCTCTAACCCAAGGGGGACTGGTAATAGGACACACAGAGCCTAAAGCACAAGTATTTCTTGATAATCAACCCATACAAATATCAGAAAGTGGGCTATTTCTACTTGGATTTGGTCGTGACGCAAAGCCAAACTCAGTACTCGAAATAATTTTATCTAATGGAACAAAAGAAACTAAAAAACTTAATATTATCCAGCGAGAATATAAGATTCAACGGATCAATGGAGTTTCCGAAAGCAAAGTAACCCCCAATAATAATCACCTTGCTCGGATTCAAGAAGAGGCAGCACTTGTAAAAAAGGCAAGAACAACCAATGACCATCGTACTGATTTTTTAACTGGATTTATTTGGCCTGCTGAGGGGCCTATTACCGGTGTTTACGGTAGTCAAAGAATTTTAAACAGTAAACCTAAAATACCCCACTATGGAGTGGATATTGCTGCTCCTGCAGGTACTATAGTAAAGGCACCTGCTGCTGGGATAGTTACCCTAGCCCATCCAAATATGTTTTTATCCGGGGGGACACTTATTCTTGATCATGGCTATGGATTATCTTCTGCATTTTTGCATTTACAGCAGACCTTAGTGAGAAAAGGAGAGCGAGTAGAGCAGGGTACACCTATTGCTAAAATAGGTGCGACAGGAAGAGTTACAGGAGCTCATTTAGATTGGCGTATTAACTTATTTCAAACTCGCCTTGACCCTCAGCTTTTAGTTCCGCCTATGGGAAGAATTAATAAAGAATAA
- the nudE gene encoding ADP compounds hydrolase NudE: MVNTNRSKPKIITTKTIAKTRFFHVEHVNLHFSNGVNTHYERLKSDTRGAVLIVPMLDQETVLLVREYAVGTERYELALPKGHVEAEEDLLAAANREIMEEVSYGAHRLTYLTSFTLAPSYMSHHIHVVLAEDLYEEHRDGDEPEEIEVVPWKLSKLTDLIARQDCTEARSIAALFMIKERFNR; the protein is encoded by the coding sequence ATGGTAAATACAAATCGATCTAAGCCAAAAATAATAACTACTAAAACCATTGCTAAAACAAGATTTTTTCATGTAGAACATGTCAATTTACATTTTTCTAATGGTGTAAATACCCACTATGAGCGACTTAAAAGTGATACTCGTGGGGCAGTTTTAATCGTGCCTATGCTGGATCAAGAGACTGTGTTACTTGTTCGAGAGTATGCAGTGGGTACTGAACGCTATGAACTTGCCTTACCTAAAGGGCATGTTGAAGCAGAAGAAGACTTGCTCGCTGCCGCAAACCGAGAAATTATGGAAGAAGTAAGCTATGGTGCACATCGGCTTACTTATTTAACCTCTTTTACTTTAGCCCCTAGTTATATGAGCCACCATATTCATGTAGTTTTGGCAGAAGATCTATATGAAGAACACCGTGATGGAGATGAACCTGAAGAAATTGAAGTAGTTCCTTGGAAATTATCAAAATTAACTGATTTGATTGCAAGACAAGATTGTACTGAAGCACGTAGTATTGCAGCTTTGTTTATGATCAAAGAAAGATTCAATAGATAA
- the cysQ gene encoding 3'(2'),5'-bisphosphate nucleotidase CysQ, with protein sequence MFLNISTQFIDSIIDISELAGEKILTIYRKGFTVAHKKDYSPLTEADLMAHKTIVQRLKSLFPDIPILSEESKKIPFSERSTWQKYWLVDPLDGTKEFIKGNGEFTVNIALIENNQPILGVVYAPALDQLYYAAKGYGAYRRKKGKITGLKTKSRTEGVPVQVVGSRSHGDSYLKAFLLDIGEYHLIAMGSSLKFCLVAEGKADIYPRFGLTSEWDTGAAQCIVEESGGSVIDLKGEVLRYNTKDSLLNPYFLTVATDSNYWQQFISDDIKNNNNI encoded by the coding sequence ATGTTTTTAAATATATCTACCCAGTTTATAGATTCAATTATTGATATTAGCGAATTAGCCGGCGAAAAAATCCTTACTATTTATCGTAAAGGATTTACGGTAGCTCATAAAAAAGATTATTCTCCGCTTACAGAGGCGGATCTTATGGCTCATAAAACAATTGTTCAAAGATTAAAGTCTCTATTCCCAGATATACCTATCTTATCTGAAGAATCTAAAAAAATACCTTTTTCAGAACGTTCCACTTGGCAAAAATATTGGCTAGTTGATCCCTTAGATGGTACTAAAGAATTTATTAAAGGTAACGGGGAGTTTACCGTCAATATTGCTTTAATAGAAAATAATCAGCCCATTTTGGGAGTAGTATATGCACCTGCATTAGATCAATTATATTATGCAGCAAAAGGGTATGGTGCTTATCGGAGAAAAAAAGGAAAGATAACTGGATTGAAAACCAAATCTAGGACTGAGGGAGTACCTGTACAAGTAGTGGGAAGTCGATCCCATGGCGATAGCTATTTAAAAGCTTTCTTGCTAGATATAGGGGAATATCACCTAATCGCCATGGGTAGTTCTTTAAAATTTTGCTTAGTTGCTGAAGGTAAAGCCGATATTTATCCACGATTTGGATTAACTTCTGAGTGGGATACCGGAGCTGCTCAATGTATTGTAGAAGAATCAGGAGGGTCAGTCATTGATCTAAAAGGAGAGGTGCTACGTTATAACACAAAAGATTCTTTGCTTAATCCTTATTTTTTAACCGTTGCAACAGATAGCAATTATTGGCAGCAATTTATCTCAGATGATATAAAAAATAATAACAATATATAA
- a CDS encoding OprO/OprP family phosphate-selective porin, with protein sequence MNNRYSSKVSNILIYKIIFSSTILSIAHGEENKNNKVLDFNSSTRKEKIKDKQEKTSNTNTLSTGLSKTGWEIKTNDGYWRLTIGGFEQGDGQINFNTGDASDPAIKNGAASRRTRIRLDGVLYRDFGYKFEYDFVRTVNQLAIANITESWVSYTHLNPVTFKIGQIKEPLTLISSTSDRYLEFIERPLFANAFIENPNPYKLGISVEAYNTRWTTRAALQTQNTGLGVGIFEDTRYQLGGRITGLPIYHNPAQLVHLGISGSSTWIRNKLNPTTGALENPPLTYSSQPFANVDRTPWTNTGPLTAGNRILENVTRLGAELSLVSGPFSFQGEYMQARLTGVGYSNADVLDGYYGTFSYFFTGESRVYDHKIGAFTRVEPKRDVGYGGWGAWEVAIRWDQLNMNTPHVSGGNTQMAAIGLNWYLNPHIRLMADYGYVVNEVAPETNPMIAKFNGLNPSIIEVRAQVDF encoded by the coding sequence ATGAATAATAGATACTCGTCAAAAGTTAGTAATATTTTGATTTATAAAATAATTTTTAGCAGTACAATATTATCTATTGCGCACGGAGAAGAAAATAAAAACAATAAAGTTTTAGATTTTAATTCTTCTACTAGAAAGGAAAAAATAAAAGATAAGCAAGAAAAAACCAGCAATACAAACACTCTAAGTACGGGGTTAAGTAAAACGGGTTGGGAGATAAAAACCAACGATGGTTATTGGCGACTCACTATTGGTGGGTTTGAACAGGGGGATGGGCAAATTAATTTTAACACTGGGGATGCTTCTGATCCTGCCATTAAAAATGGTGCTGCTTCTCGTCGAACCCGTATTCGTTTAGATGGAGTTTTATACAGGGATTTTGGCTACAAATTTGAATATGACTTTGTCCGCACAGTCAATCAGCTTGCCATTGCAAATATTACTGAGTCTTGGGTAAGCTATACGCACCTAAATCCAGTCACTTTTAAAATTGGACAAATTAAAGAACCTCTTACTTTGATTAGCTCTACCAGTGATCGTTACCTAGAGTTTATCGAACGGCCCTTATTTGCTAATGCGTTTATTGAAAATCCTAATCCTTATAAATTAGGTATTAGTGTAGAGGCTTATAATACTCGATGGACTACTCGAGCAGCACTCCAAACTCAAAATACGGGGCTTGGGGTTGGAATCTTTGAAGATACTCGCTACCAACTTGGTGGACGTATTACGGGTCTTCCTATTTATCACAATCCAGCTCAATTAGTTCATCTAGGAATATCAGGTAGCTCTACTTGGATTAGAAATAAGTTAAACCCTACAACAGGCGCACTAGAAAATCCCCCTCTTACCTATTCTTCACAGCCTTTTGCTAATGTAGATCGCACTCCATGGACAAATACCGGTCCATTAACAGCTGGTAATAGAATCTTAGAGAATGTAACACGGCTTGGGGCTGAATTATCTCTAGTTTCAGGACCGTTTTCTTTTCAAGGAGAATATATGCAGGCTCGTTTAACTGGCGTAGGTTATTCTAATGCTGACGTATTAGATGGTTATTATGGCACCTTTAGTTATTTCTTTACTGGAGAGTCTCGGGTTTATGATCATAAAATTGGTGCGTTTACTCGTGTAGAGCCTAAAAGAGACGTTGGCTATGGTGGCTGGGGAGCATGGGAAGTGGCAATACGCTGGGATCAATTAAATATGAATACCCCTCATGTGAGTGGTGGCAATACTCAAATGGCAGCAATTGGACTGAACTGGTATTTAAACCCTCACATCCGACTTATGGCGGATTATGGTTATGTGGTGAATGAAGTTGCCCCTGAAACTAACCCAATGATTGCTAAGTTTAATGGGCTTAACCCCAGTATTATAGAGGTTCGAGCACAGGTCGATTTTTAA
- a CDS encoding OprO/OprP family phosphate-selective porin — MKSTDGNFTLNLGGQIQADFVSTHINNINGLLNHINDLRLDLRRARINITGSLYKDWHYRFENDFGGNGFDDNLGIKNPVLTNGFFKFTGFKSVNFVLGYQKVPFSLESIVGNNWTTFQERSLTNSFINNSVIGRRRLGVVIETFGDRWIHWAAQTGFYGAGFSNIGQSTDNWGASGRITFAPIAKPNQVIHIGGSIYYRDFEHSPNLSFIVSPESHLTDQLIGTNIAETKNTLILNGEISTVLGVFHAQSEYTDTQIERKNNSQVNFDGWYTQAGYFLTGESRNYIPRKGVYGQTNPNHPINQGGWGAWEIAVRYSTIDLNNKGIYGGEEHNLTLGMNWWITHNALLRANYIYAIADNNDQILSSVQDHVDIFMMRAQLNF, encoded by the coding sequence GTGAAATCAACGGATGGTAATTTTACCCTAAATTTAGGTGGTCAAATTCAAGCAGATTTCGTTTCAACTCATATTAATAATATTAACGGATTACTAAATCATATTAATGATTTACGTTTAGATTTACGCAGAGCACGAATTAATATTACAGGTAGTCTATACAAAGATTGGCATTATCGGTTTGAAAACGATTTTGGTGGTAATGGTTTTGATGATAATTTAGGAATCAAAAACCCAGTGCTAACAAATGGTTTTTTTAAATTTACAGGATTTAAGTCTGTAAATTTTGTTTTAGGCTATCAAAAAGTACCCTTCAGCCTTGAATCAATTGTTGGTAACAATTGGACTACATTTCAAGAGCGTTCATTAACAAATAGTTTTATTAATAATTCAGTGATTGGTCGTCGCCGCTTAGGTGTAGTGATAGAAACTTTTGGGGATCGGTGGATACATTGGGCTGCACAAACGGGTTTTTATGGTGCTGGTTTTTCTAATATTGGGCAGTCTACTGATAACTGGGGTGCATCAGGAAGAATTACCTTTGCTCCTATTGCAAAACCTAATCAGGTAATTCATATAGGCGGTTCTATCTATTATCGTGACTTCGAGCACTCACCTAACCTCTCTTTTATAGTAAGCCCAGAATCTCACTTAACAGATCAGCTAATTGGGACTAATATTGCAGAGACGAAAAATACTTTAATATTGAATGGAGAGATTTCAACCGTATTAGGAGTATTTCATGCTCAAAGTGAATATACGGATACTCAAATTGAACGTAAAAACAATTCACAAGTAAACTTTGATGGCTGGTATACTCAGGCAGGCTATTTTCTGACAGGGGAAAGTCGTAATTATATTCCTCGTAAAGGAGTCTATGGGCAAACTAATCCTAATCACCCTATAAATCAAGGTGGTTGGGGCGCTTGGGAGATTGCTGTTCGTTATAGCACGATTGATCTGAATAATAAAGGTATATATGGAGGGGAAGAGCATAATCTAACACTTGGTATGAATTGGTGGATAACCCATAATGCACTGCTTAGAGCGAATTATATCTATGCTATTGCAGATAATAATGATCAAATATTATCTAGTGTGCAAGATCATGTAGATATATTTATGATGCGTGCACAGCTGAATTTTTAA
- a CDS encoding OprO/OprP family phosphate-selective porin — MILLGVVAQFTAIFTHAGILDISSKEIVNAPKSNKTNDKEEFQQKNQETAENFNPITTEINNGGFRAKSADGNFTLDLGGRIQVDFISLSGVQNLDTDRGDLRRLRLNITGTLYKVWDYRFESDFGGNDFTDNFGINNPVLTYGFFKFTGFNPVNFTFGYQRVPVSMESIVGSNWTTFQERSLANSLINNEVIGRRRLGLVMEASGDQWTHWTAQTGFYGAGFNNIMESAENWGASGRVTFAPIVNPSQVIHIGGSTYYRNFTNDPSLDFSVSPESHLSPNFIGTNLIPGAQNTLLLQGELSTVWGAFHAQSEYLYTQIERKSSLSQPHFNGWYTQAGYFLTGESRNYIPRKGAYGQTNPNHPMDQGGWGAWEVAARYSTINLNSQGIYGGEENNFTFGINWWATHNTLFRANYVHAMANSHNSLARSHKKFNADIFMMRAQLNF, encoded by the coding sequence ATGATCCTTTTAGGGGTAGTAGCTCAATTTACCGCTATTTTTACTCATGCTGGAATACTTGATATATCTTCAAAAGAAATAGTCAATGCTCCAAAATCTAATAAGACTAATGATAAAGAAGAATTTCAGCAAAAAAACCAAGAAACTGCGGAAAACTTTAACCCTATTACGACTGAAATAAATAATGGTGGTTTTAGAGCAAAATCAGCTGATGGCAATTTCACCTTAGATTTAGGAGGCCGAATCCAAGTAGATTTTATTTCTTTAAGCGGAGTCCAGAATTTAGACACAGATCGAGGAGATCTACGACGATTACGATTAAATATTACAGGCACTTTATATAAAGTTTGGGATTATCGGTTCGAATCTGATTTTGGTGGTAATGATTTTACCGATAATTTTGGAATTAATAATCCAGTGCTTACTTATGGGTTTTTCAAATTTACCGGATTTAACCCTGTTAATTTTACTTTTGGCTATCAAAGGGTGCCAGTAAGTATGGAATCTATAGTAGGGAGTAACTGGACTACCTTTCAAGAACGATCCTTAGCAAATTCTCTTATAAATAACGAAGTCATTGGACGCCGCCGCTTAGGCTTAGTGATGGAAGCCTCTGGAGATCAGTGGACTCATTGGACTGCTCAAACGGGTTTTTATGGTGCTGGTTTTAATAATATTATGGAATCTGCTGAAAATTGGGGCGCTTCAGGAAGGGTTACTTTTGCCCCGATCGTTAACCCTAGCCAAGTAATTCATATAGGTGGTTCTACCTATTATCGTAACTTTACTAATGATCCCAGCCTTGATTTTTCAGTAAGCCCAGAATCTCATTTATCTCCTAACTTTATTGGAACAAATTTAATACCAGGGGCACAAAATACTTTATTACTACAAGGTGAACTCTCTACTGTATGGGGTGCTTTTCATGCCCAAAGTGAATATCTCTATACCCAAATTGAGCGTAAAAGTAGTTTATCTCAGCCACACTTTAATGGTTGGTATACTCAGGCAGGCTATTTTCTGACAGGGGAAAGTCGTAATTATATTCCTCGTAAAGGAGCCTATGGGCAAACTAATCCTAATCACCCTATGGATCAAGGCGGTTGGGGTGCTTGGGAGGTCGCAGCTCGCTATAGTACGATTAATTTAAATAGCCAAGGAATATATGGCGGGGAAGAAAATAATTTTACGTTTGGAATAAACTGGTGGGCAACCCATAATACTTTGTTTAGAGCAAACTATGTGCATGCTATGGCAAATAGCCACAATTCATTAGCACGATCCCATAAAAAATTTAATGCAGATATATTTATGATGCGTGCACAGCTAAATTTTTAA
- a CDS encoding PstS family phosphate ABC transporter substrate-binding protein, whose protein sequence is MRQSLYLAIGLILYIVLNTNLFAEQIQLDPQLKRYIKSSGITGNLSTIGSDTLAGLMAFWAERFKNYYPSVNVQIQIPGSSAAPPALIENTANLGPMSRKMKGGEISAFKKKYGYDPLPIRVAIDAMAVYVNKDNPIREMTLDQVDAIFSATRKCGYPNNIAYWGEVGLTNKWVTRGIQLFGKSSASGTYGYFKEKALCGGDFKDTINEQPGSGSVVQGISASLNGIGYSGIGYNSIGVHPVALAVHIGAPYIAATSENAITNQYPLARFLYIYVNKPPHQNLPPLEEEFLKMILSKTGQQLVIKGGYTPLNSIIVNQELTKLNTE, encoded by the coding sequence ATGAGACAAAGCTTATATCTAGCTATAGGATTAATTTTATATATAGTTCTTAATACAAACTTATTTGCTGAACAGATACAATTAGACCCTCAATTGAAAAGATATATAAAATCGAGTGGAATTACGGGTAACCTATCTACGATTGGATCAGATACTTTGGCAGGGTTAATGGCATTTTGGGCTGAAAGGTTTAAAAATTACTATCCTAGTGTGAATGTTCAGATACAAATCCCCGGATCTTCAGCAGCCCCTCCTGCACTTATTGAAAATACTGCTAATTTGGGACCTATGAGCCGTAAAATGAAAGGAGGAGAGATATCTGCGTTTAAAAAGAAATATGGCTACGATCCGCTTCCGATTCGAGTAGCTATAGATGCTATGGCAGTCTATGTTAATAAAGATAATCCTATTAGAGAGATGACCCTAGATCAGGTTGATGCCATATTTTCAGCAACACGCAAATGTGGTTACCCTAATAATATAGCTTATTGGGGGGAGGTTGGACTTACAAATAAATGGGTAACCCGAGGTATTCAACTTTTTGGAAAAAGCTCGGCCTCTGGTACTTATGGTTACTTTAAAGAAAAAGCACTCTGTGGAGGGGATTTTAAAGATACTATCAATGAACAACCGGGATCAGGATCAGTAGTTCAAGGAATTAGTGCTTCTCTTAATGGAATTGGCTATTCAGGTATCGGTTATAATTCTATAGGTGTGCATCCTGTTGCGTTAGCAGTTCATATAGGTGCTCCCTACATAGCAGCTACTTCAGAAAATGCGATTACAAATCAATATCCCTTAGCACGATTTCTCTATATTTATGTAAATAAGCCTCCTCACCAGAATCTACCCCCATTAGAGGAAGAGTTTCTTAAAATGATTTTATCAAAAACAGGGCAACAGCTTGTAATTAAAGGAGGATACACCCCTTTAAATAGTATTATTGTTAACCAAGAGCTTACTAAGCTAAATACAGAATAA
- a CDS encoding ABC transporter permease subunit, with protein MISNLRNKERLISPSLTAKFSRWRIFKDKLARYYIVLGGISVIATVILIFFYLLYIVVPLFYLPQIKFKEIHLDYPQTTSYLGMNEENTIGLQLNDQGQGTFFSIENEKLLKKIQIPTSKNVEIKITSFATSHRNKISIYGLSDGKGIIFYPNYATSYTDSSNTPEITYPLGTIPIQIDPEYQPLNLVNIQADKEQIIVAAVTEDNRLVLTRFSQHLNELEEAPTGLTTIINLNSLTATHIIINSLQQALYLADSQGYLNIYQAKEWENPQLIQRAKAVPRDVKITALASLVGEISLLVGDSLGQISQWFPVKDNNNQPILSKVRVFNEQHAPIQAIISESTRKVFFAIDTQGYIGLYHATGHKTLKVIQITHLPLKLASLSLKGDKLLTVDSKNKIFFLDINNPYPEFSWQSLWNKIWYEDRQEPEFVWQSSAASDIFEPKFSLTPLLFGTFKAVFYAMIFSIPIAIMAAIYVAYFMGAKMRRIIKPAIETMAALPTVILGFVAGIWLAPIVEENLLSIFIFPLLLVITIFIFAYYWQYKFTWLRQWTQNGWEIFLLVPIIVGIGFLALSVNKPLEVILFNGDISQWISNHFGILYNQRNALIIGIAMGFTTIPLIFSISEDAIFSVPKHLTTGSLALGATPWQTLTRVVLLTASPGIFSAIMIGFGRTIGETMIVLMAAGNTPIMDFNPFQGLRTLSANIAVEIPEAEVGSIHYRILFFAALLLFIITFTFNTFAEIVRQKLRARYSTL; from the coding sequence ATGATATCTAATCTAAGGAATAAAGAACGTCTCATTTCTCCTTCATTGACTGCAAAATTTAGTCGCTGGCGTATCTTTAAAGATAAGCTAGCACGTTACTATATTGTTCTTGGCGGTATTAGCGTTATTGCTACAGTAATACTTATTTTCTTTTATCTGCTTTATATTGTTGTGCCTTTATTTTATTTACCGCAGATAAAATTTAAAGAAATACACCTTGATTATCCTCAGACTACCTCTTATTTGGGAATGAATGAAGAGAATACTATAGGACTTCAATTAAATGATCAGGGGCAAGGAACCTTCTTTTCTATTGAAAATGAGAAACTTCTTAAAAAAATTCAGATCCCTACCTCTAAGAATGTAGAAATTAAGATAACCAGTTTTGCTACAAGTCACAGGAACAAAATAAGCATTTATGGATTATCTGATGGTAAAGGAATTATTTTTTATCCTAATTATGCTACTTCCTACACAGATAGTAGTAATACTCCTGAAATTACTTACCCCTTGGGTACCATTCCTATTCAAATTGATCCTGAATACCAGCCTCTTAATTTAGTAAATATCCAAGCTGATAAAGAACAAATTATCGTTGCTGCAGTTACCGAAGATAATCGGCTTGTTTTAACTCGTTTCTCTCAACATTTAAATGAACTGGAGGAAGCACCAACAGGGTTAACTACAATCATTAACTTAAACTCATTAACTGCTACGCATATTATTATAAATTCTCTTCAGCAAGCGTTATATTTAGCCGATTCTCAAGGTTATTTAAATATCTATCAAGCTAAAGAATGGGAGAATCCTCAGCTTATCCAAAGAGCAAAAGCAGTTCCAAGAGATGTCAAAATAACTGCATTAGCATCTTTGGTTGGAGAGATTTCCCTTTTAGTCGGCGATTCTTTAGGTCAAATTAGCCAATGGTTTCCTGTGAAGGATAACAATAACCAACCTATACTCTCTAAGGTCAGGGTATTTAATGAGCAGCATGCTCCTATTCAGGCAATTATTTCTGAATCTACACGTAAAGTGTTTTTTGCAATAGATACTCAAGGTTATATTGGTTTGTACCACGCAACAGGACATAAAACACTTAAAGTAATACAAATTACCCATCTTCCTTTAAAATTAGCTAGCCTCTCTTTAAAGGGAGATAAATTATTAACTGTTGATTCTAAAAATAAAATTTTCTTCTTAGATATAAATAACCCATATCCAGAATTTTCTTGGCAAAGCTTATGGAACAAAATCTGGTATGAAGATCGGCAAGAGCCAGAATTTGTTTGGCAGTCTTCAGCAGCTAGCGATATTTTTGAACCAAAATTTAGCCTAACCCCTCTTTTATTTGGTACATTTAAGGCTGTCTTCTATGCCATGATTTTCTCTATTCCCATTGCAATTATGGCAGCCATTTATGTGGCTTATTTTATGGGTGCTAAGATGCGTAGAATTATTAAACCTGCTATTGAAACTATGGCAGCACTACCCACAGTAATTCTAGGTTTTGTTGCGGGGATATGGTTAGCTCCTATAGTAGAAGAAAATTTACTCAGTATATTTATTTTCCCTTTATTATTGGTCATCACCATATTTATTTTTGCTTATTATTGGCAATATAAATTTACTTGGTTACGGCAATGGACCCAGAATGGGTGGGAAATATTTTTACTAGTTCCTATTATAGTAGGAATAGGGTTTTTAGCTTTATCAGTTAATAAACCATTAGAGGTAATTCTATTTAATGGAGATATATCCCAGTGGATTTCTAATCATTTTGGAATTCTCTATAATCAACGTAATGCATTGATTATTGGAATCGCTATGGGGTTTACTACGATTCCTCTTATTTTTTCTATTTCTGAAGATGCAATTTTCAGTGTGCCTAAACATTTAACTACCGGATCTTTAGCACTGGGAGCAACTCCTTGGCAAACCTTAACTCGGGTAGTATTACTCACAGCTAGTCCTGGGATTTTTTCTGCGATTATGATTGGTTTTGGTCGTACCATAGGGGAGACAATGATTGTGCTCATGGCTGCTGGAAATACCCCAATTATGGATTTCAATCCTTTTCAAGGATTACGTACACTCTCTGCTAATATTGCCGTGGAGATACCAGAGGCTGAAGTGGGCAGTATCCACTACCGCATTCTTTTTTTTGCAGCACTACTTTTATTTATAATTACTTTTACTTTTAATACGTTTGCTGAGATTGTTCGCCAGAAATTAAGAGCAAGGTATAGTACTTTATAG